A section of the Streptomyces sp. NBC_01591 genome encodes:
- the cobG gene encoding precorrin-3B synthase — MLAAMPPPATSPSLPGDASARDRGDACPGTLRLHRADDGALARVRVPGGLLTAAQADALGALAESLGDGELHLTSRGNVQLRGLGPDCGGELAGRLGEAGLLPSALHERIRNIVASPLSGLDGRGARDVGPWLSALDALLCTGDGTAGLSGRFLFVLDDGRGDVDALGGDVTLLAQDDGTALLRIGTARTTIRIPGAQAPQAALMAAEIFLEQASGAGSWRVTDLPGGARSLLDEVVRRLQEAGDGTVPTEDRACPRSSDGPAPGVVTGPHDEAALSVGIPLGRIGPAQWRSLTDTARHQGRGELRLTPWRGVVVPGVERRRAAGLLDELGATGLVVGPDSPWTGVGACIGRPGCAKSLADVRAQAAAAVGPVGLLPVYWSGCDRRCGHPRGEWVDVVATPDGHRISVVRGEERDVPVSVPDSPGGLAAAVAAARRSRG, encoded by the coding sequence ATGCTCGCCGCCATGCCCCCACCTGCCACTTCGCCTTCGCTGCCCGGAGACGCGTCTGCCCGGGACCGCGGTGACGCCTGCCCCGGCACGCTGCGGCTGCACCGGGCGGACGACGGCGCTCTGGCCCGCGTCCGTGTTCCCGGCGGTCTGCTGACCGCGGCACAGGCGGATGCCCTGGGGGCGCTGGCGGAGAGCCTGGGCGATGGTGAGTTGCATCTCACTTCGCGCGGCAATGTGCAGTTGCGCGGGCTGGGCCCGGACTGCGGAGGCGAACTGGCCGGCCGGCTGGGCGAGGCGGGGCTGCTGCCCTCCGCACTCCATGAGCGGATACGCAACATCGTGGCGTCGCCGCTCTCGGGGCTCGACGGCCGGGGCGCGCGGGACGTCGGGCCCTGGCTGTCCGCGCTGGACGCGCTGCTGTGCACGGGCGACGGAACGGCCGGCCTGTCGGGCAGGTTCTTGTTCGTGCTCGACGACGGCCGTGGCGATGTGGACGCGCTGGGCGGCGATGTGACGCTGCTGGCGCAGGACGACGGAACGGCGCTGCTGCGGATCGGCACGGCCCGGACCACGATACGGATACCGGGCGCACAGGCGCCGCAGGCCGCCCTCATGGCAGCCGAAATCTTCCTGGAGCAGGCCTCCGGCGCCGGTTCCTGGCGTGTGACGGACCTGCCCGGCGGAGCCCGCTCCCTCCTCGACGAGGTCGTACGACGGTTGCAAGAGGCGGGTGACGGCACCGTCCCCACCGAGGACCGCGCCTGCCCGCGGAGTTCGGACGGCCCCGCCCCCGGCGTCGTGACCGGCCCGCACGACGAGGCCGCGCTGTCCGTCGGCATCCCCCTGGGGCGCATCGGCCCGGCGCAGTGGCGGTCGCTGACGGACACGGCCCGGCACCAGGGCCGCGGTGAGTTGCGGCTGACACCGTGGCGCGGGGTCGTCGTACCGGGGGTGGAGCGGCGGCGGGCGGCGGGGCTGCTGGACGAGCTCGGGGCCACCGGCCTCGTCGTCGGACCCGACTCCCCCTGGACCGGGGTGGGTGCCTGTATCGGCCGGCCCGGCTGCGCGAAGTCGCTGGCCGATGTGCGGGCCCAGGCGGCGGCCGCGGTGGGGCCCGTGGGCCTGCTGCCGGTGTACTGGTCCGGGTGCGATCGCCGGTGCGGCCACCCCCGCGGTGAGTGGGTCGATGTCGTCGCCACCCCCGACGGGCACCGGATCTCCGTCGTACGGGGCGAGGAACGGGACGTCCCCGTGAGCGTCCCGGACAGCCCCGGCGGGCTCGCCGCCGCGGTGGCCGCGGCCCGCCGTTCGCGCGGCTGA
- the cobN gene encoding cobaltochelatase subunit CobN: protein MILLLSTSDTDLLSARSSDGPVSYRYANPSRLPLQDLPQLLDGVDLVVVRLLGGVRAWQDGLDQVLSTGRPVVVLTGEQAPDAQLMAASTVPIGIAAEAHAYLAHGGPANLDQLARFLSDTVLLTGHGFAPPAPAPSWGPLERTPRRTDGPVVAVLYYRAHHMSGNTEFVDALCRAVEDAGARALPLYVASLRTPEPELIEELRAADAIVTTVLAAGGTRPAEASAGGDDESWDAGVLSGLDVPILQALCLTGSRTDWEGNDEGVSPLDAASQIAVPEFDGRLITVPFSFKEIDEDGLPAYVADTERAARVAGIAVRHARLRHIPAAEKRIALVLSAYPTKHSRIGNAVGLDTPASAVALLRRLQEQGYDFGTEEVPGLVSGDGDELIRALIEAGGHDQEWLTEEQLARNPVRIPAADYRRWYATLPAELREAVEQHWGPAPGEMFVDRSRNPEGDIVLAALRRGNLLILIQPPRGFGENPIAIYHDPDLPPSHHYLAAYRWIAAPADDNGFGADAMIHLGKHGNLEWLPGKNAGLSAACGPDAALGDLPLIYPFLVNDPGEGTQAKRRVHATLVDHLVPPMARADSYGDIARLEQLLDEHAQIAAMDPAKLPAIRAQIWTLIQAAKLDHDLGLEDRPEDEGFDEFIMHLDGWLCEIKDAQIRDGLHVLGGAPAGADRVNLVLAILRARQIWGGTASLPGLREALGLDESAATRVTADEAEERARALVQAMEDADWSPDAVAEVAAGHPRPVADILDFAAREVVPRLAATTDELDHALHALDGGFVPAGPSGSPLRGLVNVLPTGRNFYSVDPKAVPSRLAWETGQALADSLLERYRTDNGDWPTSVGLSLWGTSAMRTAGDDVAEAFALLGVRPVWDDASRRVTGLEAIPPAELGRPRIDVTLRISGFFRDAFPHTIGLLDDAVRLAASLDEPAEQNHVRAHTQADLAAHGDERRATTRIFGSRPGTYGAGLLQLIDSRDWRTDADLAEVYTVWGGYAYGRELDGRPAREEMETAYKRIAVAAKNTDTREHDIADSDDYFQYHGGMVATVRALRGTAPEAYIGDSTRPETVRTRTLVEETSRVFRARVVNPKWIEAMRRHGYKGAFELAATVDYLFGYDATTGVVADWMYDKLTETYVLDPANREFLQQANPWALHGIAERLLEAESRGMWAKPDPAILDALRQAYLETEGNLEGED, encoded by the coding sequence ATGATCCTGCTCCTGTCGACGTCCGACACCGACCTGCTCAGCGCCCGCTCCTCGGACGGCCCGGTCTCCTACCGCTACGCCAACCCCTCCCGGCTCCCGCTCCAGGACCTTCCCCAGCTCCTGGACGGCGTCGACCTGGTCGTCGTGCGCCTCCTCGGCGGCGTACGCGCCTGGCAGGACGGCCTCGACCAAGTGCTCTCCACCGGACGCCCCGTCGTCGTCCTCACCGGCGAACAGGCCCCCGACGCCCAGCTGATGGCCGCCTCCACGGTTCCCATCGGCATCGCCGCCGAGGCCCATGCCTATCTGGCCCACGGCGGGCCCGCCAACCTGGACCAGCTCGCCCGCTTCCTCTCCGACACCGTCCTGCTCACCGGCCACGGCTTCGCACCGCCCGCCCCGGCACCCTCCTGGGGCCCGCTGGAGCGCACCCCCCGCCGCACCGACGGCCCGGTCGTCGCCGTGCTCTACTACCGCGCCCACCACATGAGCGGCAACACCGAGTTCGTCGACGCCCTGTGCCGTGCCGTCGAGGACGCGGGCGCCCGCGCGCTGCCGCTGTACGTCGCCTCGCTGCGCACCCCCGAGCCCGAACTCATCGAAGAGCTGCGCGCCGCCGACGCCATCGTGACCACCGTCCTCGCCGCGGGCGGCACCCGGCCGGCCGAGGCGTCGGCGGGCGGCGACGACGAGTCCTGGGACGCGGGCGTCCTCAGCGGCCTCGACGTACCCATCCTCCAGGCGCTCTGCCTCACCGGTTCGCGCACCGACTGGGAAGGCAACGACGAGGGCGTCTCCCCGCTCGACGCCGCCAGCCAGATCGCGGTCCCCGAGTTCGACGGCCGTCTGATCACCGTGCCGTTCTCGTTCAAGGAGATCGACGAGGACGGCCTGCCCGCGTACGTCGCCGACACCGAGCGCGCCGCCCGCGTCGCCGGTATCGCCGTGCGGCACGCCCGGCTGCGCCACATCCCGGCCGCCGAGAAGCGGATCGCGCTCGTGCTGTCCGCGTACCCGACCAAGCACTCCCGGATCGGCAATGCCGTCGGTCTCGACACCCCGGCCAGCGCCGTCGCTCTGCTGCGCCGCCTCCAGGAGCAGGGATACGACTTCGGTACGGAGGAGGTCCCCGGCCTCGTGTCGGGCGACGGCGACGAGCTGATCCGCGCGCTGATCGAGGCGGGCGGACACGACCAGGAGTGGCTCACCGAGGAGCAGTTGGCCCGCAACCCGGTCCGGATCCCGGCCGCCGACTACCGGCGCTGGTACGCGACCCTCCCGGCCGAACTCCGCGAGGCCGTCGAGCAGCACTGGGGCCCCGCCCCGGGCGAGATGTTCGTGGACCGGTCCCGCAACCCGGAGGGCGACATCGTCCTCGCCGCCCTGCGCCGCGGCAATCTGCTCATCCTCATCCAGCCGCCGCGCGGCTTCGGCGAGAACCCGATCGCGATCTACCACGACCCCGACCTGCCGCCCTCGCACCACTACCTGGCCGCCTACCGCTGGATCGCCGCCCCGGCCGACGACAACGGCTTCGGCGCCGACGCGATGATCCACCTCGGCAAGCACGGCAACCTGGAGTGGCTGCCCGGCAAGAACGCCGGCCTCTCCGCCGCCTGCGGCCCCGACGCGGCTCTCGGCGACCTCCCGTTGATCTACCCGTTCCTGGTCAACGACCCGGGCGAGGGAACGCAGGCCAAGCGGCGCGTCCACGCCACCCTCGTGGACCACCTCGTACCGCCGATGGCGCGTGCCGACAGCTACGGGGACATCGCCCGGCTCGAACAACTCCTGGACGAGCACGCCCAGATCGCGGCGATGGACCCGGCGAAGCTCCCGGCGATCCGCGCACAGATCTGGACCCTGATCCAGGCCGCCAAGCTCGACCACGACCTGGGACTCGAAGACCGCCCCGAGGACGAGGGCTTCGACGAGTTCATCATGCATCTCGACGGCTGGCTCTGTGAGATCAAGGACGCCCAGATCCGCGACGGTCTGCACGTCCTGGGCGGCGCCCCGGCCGGTGCCGACCGGGTCAACCTCGTCCTCGCGATCCTGCGGGCCCGCCAGATCTGGGGCGGCACGGCCTCCCTGCCGGGCCTGCGCGAGGCCCTGGGGCTCGACGAGTCCGCCGCGACCCGCGTCACCGCCGACGAGGCCGAGGAGCGGGCCCGCGCACTGGTCCAGGCGATGGAGGACGCGGACTGGTCCCCGGACGCCGTCGCCGAGGTGGCGGCCGGGCACCCGCGGCCCGTCGCCGACATCCTCGACTTCGCGGCCCGCGAGGTGGTACCGCGGCTCGCCGCCACCACCGACGAACTCGACCACGCCCTCCACGCGCTGGACGGCGGCTTCGTCCCCGCCGGACCCTCGGGCTCCCCGCTCCGCGGCCTGGTCAATGTCCTGCCGACCGGCCGCAACTTCTACTCCGTCGACCCCAAGGCCGTACCCTCGCGCCTCGCCTGGGAGACCGGCCAGGCCCTGGCGGACTCGCTCCTGGAGCGCTACCGCACCGACAACGGCGACTGGCCCACCTCGGTCGGCCTGTCCCTGTGGGGCACGAGCGCGATGCGCACCGCCGGTGACGACGTCGCCGAAGCCTTCGCCCTGCTCGGCGTCCGCCCGGTCTGGGACGACGCCTCGCGGCGCGTCACCGGCCTGGAGGCGATCCCGCCGGCCGAACTCGGCCGCCCGCGCATCGACGTCACCCTGCGCATCAGCGGTTTCTTCCGCGACGCCTTCCCGCACACCATCGGCCTCCTCGACGACGCGGTCCGTCTCGCCGCCTCCCTGGACGAGCCGGCCGAGCAGAACCACGTACGCGCCCACACCCAGGCCGACCTGGCCGCCCACGGCGACGAACGCCGCGCCACCACCCGTATCTTCGGCTCCCGTCCCGGTACGTACGGCGCCGGTCTGCTCCAGCTCATCGACTCCCGCGACTGGCGCACCGACGCGGACCTCGCCGAGGTCTACACGGTGTGGGGCGGCTACGCCTACGGACGCGAACTCGACGGCCGCCCGGCCCGCGAGGAGATGGAAACGGCGTACAAGCGCATCGCGGTCGCGGCGAAGAACACCGACACCCGCGAACACGACATCGCCGACTCGGACGACTACTTCCAGTACCACGGCGGCATGGTGGCCACCGTTCGTGCCCTGCGCGGCACCGCCCCGGAGGCGTACATCGGCGACTCCACCCGCCCCGAGACGGTCCGCACCCGCACCCTGGTAGAGGAGACGTCCCGCGTCTTCCGCGCCCGGGTGGTGAACCCCAAGTGGATCGAGGCGATGCGGCGGCACGGCTACAAGGGCGCCTTCGAACTTGCCGCCACCGTCGACTACCTCTTCGGTTACGACGCGACGACGGGCGTGGTCGCCGACTGGATGTACGACAAGCTCACCGAGACGTACGTCCTGGACCCGGCCAACCGCGAGTTCCTCCAGCAGGCCAACCCCTGGGCCTTGCACGGCATCGCGGAACGCCTCCTGGAGGCGGAGTCCCGCGGCATGTGGGCCAAGCCCGACCCGGCGATCCTCGACGCCCTGCGCCAGGCGTACCTGGAGACGGAGGGCAACCTGGAGGGCGAGGACTGA